In a single window of the Leisingera daeponensis DSM 23529 genome:
- a CDS encoding tyrosine-type recombinase/integrase: MPRVQLPATTPKTKAWNKGRIIGQKRPLLPKQVWAIRARLELAGHLRDLALFNVAIDSKLRGCDLVKLAVSDLVKDDRVRARVSVIQSKTKRPVQFELTENTRETELDWDKSPEMFACRFMFPSRFHYRLHISTRQYGRLVRDWVTATGLEPSGYGTHSLRRTKAAEIYRKTGNLRAVQLLLGHTKVDSTVRYLGVELEDALSIAERIDI; the protein is encoded by the coding sequence ATGCCAAGAGTCCAACTTCCCGCAACTACTCCGAAAACCAAAGCCTGGAACAAAGGGCGGATCATCGGTCAAAAACGGCCTTTGCTGCCAAAACAGGTCTGGGCCATCCGGGCGCGGCTCGAACTGGCGGGTCATCTGCGTGATCTGGCTTTGTTCAACGTCGCGATCGACAGCAAGCTGCGCGGCTGTGATCTCGTCAAATTGGCCGTGTCTGACCTGGTAAAGGATGATCGCGTGCGAGCACGAGTTTCGGTGATCCAGAGCAAGACCAAGCGACCAGTCCAGTTTGAGTTGACTGAAAACACGCGGGAAACCGAATTGGACTGGGACAAATCGCCAGAGATGTTTGCATGTCGGTTCATGTTCCCCAGCCGGTTTCACTACCGACTGCATATCTCCACCCGCCAGTATGGACGGCTCGTCCGCGATTGGGTGACGGCAACTGGACTAGAGCCGAGCGGATATGGCACCCATTCGCTCCGCCGGACCAAAGCGGCGGAGATCTATCGAAAGACCGGAAATCTCCGTGCGGTCCAACTGCTGCTCGGCCACACGAAGGTCGACAGTACTGTGCGCTATCTTGGCGTTGAACTGGAAGATGCCCTGAGCATCGCTGAGCGCATCGATATCTGA
- a CDS encoding NAD-dependent epimerase/dehydratase family protein translates to MREGGTQHWAGKARSLSNGKWPKRAPGAAQKRDTSTLRYSTVYGEHMHSRAANARYILGVIDQLNRGEAPAYFDGGNETKDFVYGGDVARANVMAIESDLDNESFNISSCRMIPVKEIVSIIQREMGTRFEPVSKSSSNVVRLVSPDPFVYCCDKAKAMLGWEPRTSFEEGIKRVVNWRSGVAARFDFDTLGRKSA, encoded by the coding sequence ATCCGCGAAGGCGGCACTCAGCATTGGGCTGGAAAAGCCCGGTCGCTTTCGAACGGAAAGTGGCCTAAACGAGCACCTGGGGCGGCACAAAAACGGGACACGTCCACTTTACGGTATTCGACCGTCTACGGCGAGCACATGCACAGCCGCGCCGCCAATGCCCGTTACATACTTGGCGTGATTGATCAGCTCAATCGCGGCGAGGCACCCGCTTATTTCGACGGCGGCAATGAGACAAAGGACTTCGTCTATGGAGGCGACGTCGCCCGCGCCAACGTCATGGCAATCGAGTCGGATCTCGACAACGAGTCCTTCAACATATCCAGTTGCCGGATGATCCCGGTTAAGGAAATCGTGTCTATCATCCAGCGGGAGATGGGCACCAGGTTTGAGCCGGTCAGCAAATCCAGCTCCAATGTTGTGCGTTTGGTTTCGCCCGACCCGTTTGTTTATTGCTGCGACAAGGCGAAGGCGATGCTGGGATGGGAACCTCGAACCAGTTTCGAAGAGGGGATCAAGCGCGTGGTAAACTGGCGGTCTGGCGTTGCGGCTCGCTTTGATTTCGATACCCTAGGCAGGAAAAGCGCCTAG
- a CDS encoding Crp/Fnr family transcriptional regulator translates to MTSVEHSPLTRKLSAFVALSDVELAVLERLHQRRRSFVAGRDMVHQGQSDQAAYILSAGWVCSYKLQPDGTRQIVDFQVPGDFLGLRSVLLRTSDHSFEPIVDIEAAEVLKSDLLAAFSDTPRLATAILWAASRDEAMVVEHLVGIGRRDADARMAHFLLELGSRLALVGMGSREGYDCPLTQYHLADVLGLSAIHVNRVLRQLRERRLVTFRDARVSFEDHAGLVELAEFDAAYLDQTGPLL, encoded by the coding sequence ATGACATCAGTTGAACACAGCCCTCTGACCCGGAAGCTCTCGGCCTTCGTCGCCCTGTCCGATGTCGAGCTGGCCGTGCTTGAACGACTGCACCAGCGCCGCCGCTCCTTCGTCGCTGGGCGCGATATGGTCCATCAGGGGCAATCCGATCAAGCCGCCTATATTCTGTCCGCGGGTTGGGTCTGTTCCTACAAGCTCCAGCCTGACGGGACACGCCAGATTGTCGATTTTCAGGTGCCCGGGGATTTCCTCGGCTTGCGCAGCGTGCTGTTGCGCACCTCGGACCACAGTTTCGAACCCATCGTGGACATCGAGGCCGCCGAAGTGTTGAAGAGCGACCTTCTGGCGGCCTTCTCGGATACGCCGCGGCTTGCGACAGCCATTCTTTGGGCGGCATCGCGGGACGAGGCAATGGTGGTCGAACACCTTGTAGGGATCGGCAGGCGCGACGCGGACGCCCGGATGGCACATTTTCTGTTGGAACTGGGATCGAGGCTGGCACTGGTCGGTATGGGATCCAGAGAAGGATACGACTGCCCACTTACCCAGTATCACTTGGCCGATGTGCTGGGGTTAAGTGCCATTCATGTGAATCGCGTCTTGCGACAGCTGCGCGAAAGAAGACTGGTGACCTTTCGAGACGCTCGCGTGTCCTTTGAAGATCATGCTGGATTGGTGGAACTGGCTGAGTTTGATGCAGCCTATCTGGACCAGACCGGACCGCTCCTGTAG
- a CDS encoding co-chaperone GroES, producing MSFTPLHDRVLVRRIEGDAKTSGGLIIPDTAKEKPQEGEIVAVGAGAKDEDGERIAMDVKAGDRILFGKWSGTEIKLDGEDLMIMKESDILGVMT from the coding sequence GTGTCGTTCACTCCACTCCATGACCGGGTTCTCGTCCGCCGCATCGAAGGCGACGCGAAGACCTCAGGCGGGCTCATCATCCCCGACACCGCAAAAGAGAAGCCGCAGGAGGGTGAGATCGTCGCGGTCGGCGCTGGCGCCAAGGACGAGGATGGCGAGCGCATCGCCATGGACGTCAAGGCTGGCGACCGGATCCTGTTCGGGAAATGGTCGGGCACCGAAATCAAGCTCGACGGCGAAGACCTCATGATCATGAAGGAGAGCGACATTCTCGGCGTCATGACCTGA
- the groL gene encoding chaperonin GroEL (60 kDa chaperone family; promotes refolding of misfolded polypeptides especially under stressful conditions; forms two stacked rings of heptamers to form a barrel-shaped 14mer; ends can be capped by GroES; misfolded proteins enter the barrel where they are refolded when GroES binds): MSAKDVRFSTDARDRMLKGINTLANAVKITLGPKGRNVIIDKSWGSPRITKDGVTVAKEIEVSDHFENMGAQMVKEVAQRTNDEAGDGTTTATVLAHAIVREGMKSVAAGMNPMDLKRGIDKAVAAVVAEIKTMSRPVGDSDEIAKVGAISANGEVAIGRQIADAMAKVGNEGVITVEENKGLETETEVVEGMQFDRGYLSPYFITDAQKMVVELEDCVILLHEEKLTSLAPMVPLLEAVMQADKQLLVVAEDIDGEALAMLVVNKLRGGLKVAAVKAPGFGDRRKSMLEDLAILTGGHVISEELGVQLENVTLDMLGVAKKITITKDATTVIDGAGDKAAIAARLSQIRTHIEDTTSDYDKEKLQERLAKLAGGVAVIKVGGATEIEVKERKDRVDDALNATRAAVQEGVVPGGGVALIHAGRVLATLKGENTDQDAGIKIVRRAIQAPLRQIAGNAGVDGSVVVGKVIENDSPSFGFDAQAEEYGDMLKAGVIDPTKVVRIALENAASIAGLLITTEAMVAQKPEKPAGDSRMADMDGMM, encoded by the coding sequence ATGTCCGCCAAAGACGTCAGATTCAGTACCGACGCCCGCGACCGCATGCTGAAAGGCATCAACACGCTGGCCAACGCCGTGAAGATCACCCTTGGTCCCAAGGGTCGAAACGTCATCATCGACAAATCCTGGGGGTCGCCGCGCATCACCAAGGACGGCGTGACCGTCGCCAAGGAAATCGAGGTTTCGGACCATTTCGAGAACATGGGCGCGCAGATGGTCAAGGAGGTCGCGCAGCGCACCAATGACGAGGCTGGAGACGGCACAACCACCGCCACCGTGCTCGCCCATGCGATTGTCCGGGAGGGCATGAAGTCGGTCGCCGCCGGCATGAACCCGATGGATCTCAAGCGCGGGATCGACAAGGCCGTCGCCGCGGTCGTGGCCGAAATCAAGACCATGTCCCGACCCGTCGGCGACAGCGACGAGATCGCGAAGGTCGGCGCCATTTCGGCGAATGGAGAAGTCGCGATCGGCCGTCAGATCGCAGATGCGATGGCCAAGGTCGGCAATGAAGGCGTGATCACCGTCGAGGAAAACAAGGGACTGGAGACCGAAACCGAAGTGGTCGAGGGCATGCAGTTCGACCGCGGCTATCTGAGCCCCTATTTCATCACGGATGCTCAGAAGATGGTCGTTGAGCTGGAAGACTGCGTCATCCTGCTTCACGAGGAAAAGCTAACCTCGCTGGCCCCGATGGTGCCCTTGCTCGAAGCGGTCATGCAAGCGGACAAGCAGCTCTTGGTTGTCGCCGAAGATATCGATGGCGAAGCGCTCGCCATGCTTGTCGTGAACAAGCTCCGCGGTGGGCTGAAGGTCGCGGCCGTCAAGGCACCTGGCTTCGGGGATCGTCGCAAGTCGATGCTGGAAGACCTCGCAATTCTTACGGGCGGCCATGTCATTTCAGAAGAACTCGGAGTTCAGCTCGAGAACGTTACGTTGGACATGCTGGGTGTCGCCAAGAAGATCACCATCACAAAGGACGCAACGACAGTGATCGATGGAGCGGGTGACAAGGCGGCCATCGCCGCGCGCTTGTCTCAGATCCGCACGCATATCGAAGACACAACGTCGGATTACGACAAGGAAAAGCTGCAGGAACGTCTTGCGAAACTCGCAGGCGGCGTCGCCGTCATCAAAGTCGGCGGGGCAACCGAAATCGAAGTCAAGGAGCGCAAGGACCGCGTGGATGATGCCTTGAACGCAACCCGCGCCGCCGTTCAGGAAGGTGTCGTGCCCGGTGGCGGCGTGGCCCTGATTCATGCCGGCAGGGTGCTGGCGACGCTGAAGGGTGAGAACACTGATCAGGACGCCGGCATCAAGATCGTCCGCCGCGCGATCCAGGCGCCGCTACGCCAGATCGCCGGCAACGCGGGCGTCGACGGATCGGTCGTCGTCGGAAAGGTAATCGAGAACGACAGCCCAAGCTTCGGTTTCGACGCGCAGGCCGAGGAATACGGCGACATGCTGAAGGCCGGTGTCATCGATCCGACGAAAGTCGTCCGGATCGCACTCGAAAATGCCGCGTCCATTGCCGGGCTACTGATCACGACCGAAGCGATGGTCGCGCAAAAGCCTGAAAAGCCTGCGGGTGACAGCCGAATGGCCGACATGGACGGCATGATGTAG
- a CDS encoding amidohydrolase family protein, with protein sequence MGLSDTLPDTLRELTDRGVPLPEALAPFTSNAADLLKLHHKGRLKAGMDADMVVLDENLAVRHVMARGEWHVRDGQIARRGMYEKV encoded by the coding sequence GTGGGGTTATCAGACACTCTGCCCGATACGCTGCGCGAGCTTACTGATAGAGGGGTGCCTCTGCCAGAAGCGCTGGCCCCATTCACGTCAAATGCCGCTGATCTGCTGAAACTGCACCACAAGGGTCGTCTGAAAGCGGGCATGGACGCCGATATGGTGGTTCTTGACGAAAACCTTGCCGTGCGGCATGTGATGGCCAGGGGGGAATGGCATGTCCGCGATGGCCAGATAGCCCGGCGCGGCATGTATGAAAAGGTTTAA
- a CDS encoding cyanophycinase produces the protein MCPAPVDAETPRGFIIPIGGGEDRVKEMQIHRKFVELSGGREADIVVIPTASMLEETGPDYNRIFSELGAGKVEFLPISRRADCDNPDFAEMLDRATGIFMTGGNQLRLSAILGGTLVAQKIRRRNAAGVPVAGTSAGASIMSEHMVAGGSSNSAPAEGNITLAPGMGLTNAVIIDQHFTQRNRLGRLLTASSFNPFLIGLGIDEDTAAFIGPDNVIEVVGSGTVTVVDASHLTHSSMWDARRGEALSLLGLRLDVLGEGCRYDLTARQAFPPDEHMAFCTLPDPSGSTAASGGG, from the coding sequence ATGTGCCCTGCACCCGTTGATGCAGAGACCCCGCGCGGGTTCATCATTCCGATCGGCGGCGGTGAAGACCGTGTCAAGGAAATGCAGATCCACCGGAAGTTCGTGGAGCTGTCCGGGGGGCGGGAGGCCGACATCGTCGTGATCCCGACGGCCTCGATGCTGGAAGAAACCGGACCGGACTATAACCGGATTTTCTCCGAGCTCGGCGCGGGCAAGGTGGAGTTTCTGCCGATCTCGCGCCGTGCCGATTGCGACAATCCCGATTTTGCCGAAATGCTGGACCGCGCGACGGGGATATTCATGACAGGCGGCAACCAGTTGCGCCTGTCGGCGATTCTGGGCGGCACGCTTGTCGCGCAGAAAATCCGGCGCCGGAATGCGGCGGGTGTGCCGGTTGCCGGAACCTCCGCCGGTGCCTCGATCATGTCCGAGCACATGGTTGCAGGCGGCAGCAGCAATTCCGCCCCGGCCGAAGGCAATATCACGCTGGCGCCAGGCATGGGCCTGACCAACGCCGTCATCATCGACCAGCATTTCACCCAGCGCAACCGGCTGGGGCGGCTGCTAACTGCCTCGTCTTTCAATCCTTTTCTGATCGGCCTGGGCATCGACGAAGATACTGCTGCTTTCATCGGGCCGGATAACGTCATTGAAGTCGTCGGTAGCGGAACAGTCACCGTGGTGGATGCCAGCCACCTGACGCACTCGTCGATGTGGGACGCCCGCCGGGGTGAGGCACTGAGCCTTCTGGGGCTTCGGCTTGACGTTCTGGGCGAAGGGTGCCGTTATGATCTGACCGCTCGTCAGGCTTTCCCGCCGGATGAGCATATGGCGTTCTGCACTTTGCCGGATCCGTCCGGGAGCACGGCCGCCAGCGGGGGGGGATAA
- the cphA gene encoding cyanophycin synthetase — protein MKVVSTNVFVGPNVWASFPVIRHVIDLGVLEEWPSAKIGSGFIDALIEALPGLKEHGCSYREPGGFIRRLREDDGTWLGHVLEHCAIEVQNVAGSDVTFGRTRSTGEPGQYNMVYEYRQRDVGLDAGKLAMRLLMHLLPQPLKDQVEYDFDPNFDWNDELRSFVLRAQRKEFGPSTGSLVKAAQERDIPWIRLNSGSLVQFGHGKFQKRIQATITSETKHISVEISCDKEDTHNLLNDLGLPVPQQRMVYSAREAARAAARIGFPVVVKPLDANHGRGVSINLNSEAEVEAGFAEAKEHSRSRAILVESFITGFDHRMLVVNNKLVAVAKRVPGHVVGDGTHTIGELVKIVNQDPRRGIGHEKVLTRLEIDNQANRLMEKAGVTEDSVLPDGEIFYLRSTANLSTGGTAIDLTDVVHPDNRDMAERAIMAVGLDVGGVDFLIDDITKSYKDIGGAIVEVNAAPGFRMHVAPSEGKARDVAGKVIDMLFPATEKTRIPIAAITGTNGKTTTSRMLGHIMKTSGMTVGMTSTDGVYVDGKLSVKGDMTGPKSAQIVLRDPVVDFAVMETARGGLVRSGLGYQRSNVAACLNVSADHLGLGGINTVEELAVVKRVVVESATDTAVLNADDINCLKMADYAAADQIFYVTTNPGHSLVKEHIKAGGKAIVLEKGMNGDMLTIYDNGLHIPVLWSHLIPATLEGKAIFNVQNAMFAAAMAYSFGVDLDNIRHGLRTFDTSYFQAPGRMNVFDEHPFKVILDYGHNPAALKAMAALADQMEVKGRRLCVASMPGDRRDEDVADAGASLAGHFDHFICKADDHRRGRGHDEIPQMLRKALMDAGTADEAISIIPDEVEALNKALEMAGPGDLLVIFGDDTARCWKQIIYFNSDGETPEAGTAPAASPVDTSFEDMFEIDQNLIRDARGVRLAREISEDAD, from the coding sequence ATGAAAGTAGTCTCGACTAATGTCTTTGTCGGCCCAAACGTCTGGGCGAGTTTTCCGGTCATTCGCCACGTCATTGACTTGGGTGTTTTGGAAGAGTGGCCCTCGGCAAAAATCGGTTCCGGCTTTATCGACGCATTGATTGAGGCTCTGCCTGGTCTGAAGGAGCACGGCTGCTCTTACCGCGAACCCGGAGGTTTCATCCGCCGTCTGCGCGAAGATGACGGCACCTGGCTGGGCCATGTGCTGGAACATTGCGCCATCGAAGTGCAGAATGTGGCCGGGTCGGATGTGACTTTTGGCCGGACCCGCAGCACCGGCGAACCCGGCCAGTACAACATGGTCTATGAATACCGTCAGCGCGATGTCGGCCTGGACGCGGGCAAGCTGGCGATGCGGCTGCTGATGCATCTGCTGCCGCAGCCTCTCAAGGATCAAGTCGAATATGATTTCGACCCGAATTTCGATTGGAACGACGAGTTGCGCAGCTTTGTCCTTCGGGCGCAGCGCAAGGAATTCGGCCCCTCGACCGGCTCTTTGGTGAAGGCCGCGCAGGAGCGGGACATCCCCTGGATCAGGCTCAATTCCGGCTCGCTGGTGCAGTTCGGGCATGGCAAGTTTCAAAAGCGCATCCAGGCGACCATCACATCCGAGACCAAGCATATCTCGGTCGAAATCTCCTGCGACAAGGAGGACACCCACAATCTGCTGAACGACCTGGGCCTGCCGGTTCCGCAGCAGCGCATGGTGTATTCTGCGCGTGAGGCGGCCAGAGCAGCCGCGCGCATCGGGTTTCCGGTCGTGGTCAAGCCGCTGGATGCCAATCACGGGCGCGGCGTATCGATCAATCTGAACTCGGAAGCAGAGGTTGAGGCCGGCTTTGCCGAAGCCAAGGAGCATTCCCGCAGCCGGGCGATTCTGGTGGAAAGCTTCATCACCGGATTTGATCACCGGATGCTGGTGGTGAACAACAAGCTGGTTGCGGTGGCCAAGCGGGTGCCCGGCCATGTGGTCGGCGACGGCACCCATACGATTGGTGAACTGGTTAAGATCGTGAACCAGGACCCGCGCCGCGGCATCGGCCATGAAAAAGTGCTCACCCGGTTGGAGATCGACAATCAGGCCAACCGCCTGATGGAAAAAGCAGGTGTGACTGAAGACAGCGTGCTGCCGGATGGCGAGATTTTCTATTTGCGCTCGACCGCAAACCTCTCCACCGGCGGCACCGCCATCGACCTGACGGATGTTGTGCATCCTGACAACCGCGACATGGCCGAACGCGCCATCATGGCGGTGGGGCTGGATGTCGGAGGCGTCGACTTTCTGATCGACGACATCACCAAATCCTACAAGGACATCGGCGGCGCGATTGTCGAGGTGAATGCGGCGCCCGGTTTCCGGATGCATGTTGCGCCGTCGGAAGGCAAGGCGCGCGACGTGGCGGGCAAAGTGATCGACATGCTGTTCCCGGCCACTGAAAAGACGCGCATTCCGATTGCCGCAATCACCGGCACCAATGGCAAGACAACCACCTCGCGGATGCTGGGCCATATCATGAAAACCAGCGGCATGACCGTTGGCATGACCTCGACCGACGGCGTCTATGTGGATGGCAAGCTGAGCGTCAAGGGCGACATGACCGGCCCGAAATCCGCGCAGATTGTCCTGCGCGACCCGGTGGTCGATTTTGCGGTGATGGAAACCGCGCGCGGCGGGCTGGTGCGCTCAGGCCTGGGGTATCAGCGTTCGAATGTGGCAGCCTGCCTGAACGTCTCGGCGGATCATCTGGGCCTTGGCGGCATCAACACGGTCGAAGAACTGGCCGTGGTCAAACGTGTGGTGGTTGAAAGCGCCACCGATACGGCGGTGCTGAATGCTGATGACATCAACTGCCTGAAGATGGCCGACTACGCCGCTGCTGATCAGATCTTCTATGTCACCACCAACCCCGGCCACAGCCTGGTCAAGGAACATATCAAGGCGGGCGGCAAGGCCATCGTGCTGGAAAAAGGCATGAATGGCGACATGCTGACCATCTATGACAATGGGCTTCATATCCCGGTTCTGTGGTCGCATCTGATCCCGGCAACACTGGAAGGCAAGGCGATCTTCAATGTTCAGAACGCCATGTTCGCCGCTGCCATGGCCTATAGTTTCGGGGTTGATCTGGACAATATCCGCCACGGTCTGCGCACCTTCGATACCAGTTACTTCCAGGCACCGGGACGGATGAATGTCTTTGATGAGCATCCTTTCAAGGTGATCCTGGACTACGGCCACAACCCTGCCGCCCTGAAGGCGATGGCTGCGCTGGCTGACCAGATGGAGGTCAAGGGCCGCAGGCTGTGCGTGGCGTCCATGCCCGGTGACCGGCGGGATGAAGATGTGGCTGATGCCGGCGCCTCACTTGCCGGGCATTTCGACCATTTCATCTGCAAGGCCGATGACCATCGCCGCGGGCGAGGGCACGACGAAATCCCGCAGATGCTGCGCAAGGCGCTTATGGACGCTGGAACGGCGGATGAGGCGATCTCGATCATTCCGGACGAGGTCGAAGCCTTGAACAAGGCTCTTGAAATGGCTGGGCCAGGTGACTTGCTGGTGATTTTCGGCGACGATACAGCGCGCTGCTGGAAACAGATTATCTATTTTAACTCCGATGGAGAAACGCCCGAGGCCGGAACCGCACCGGCGGCCAGTCCCGTGGACACCTCTTTTGAGGATATGTTCGAGATCGACCAGAACCTCATCCGGGACGCGCGCGGTGTGCGTCTGGCCCGCGAAATTAGTGAAGACGCGGATTGA